The following coding sequences are from one Prochlorococcus sp. MIT 0604 window:
- a CDS encoding ATP-dependent Clp protease proteolytic subunit encodes MPIGTPSVPYRLPGSQYERWVDIYTRLGVERILFLGQEVNDGIANSLVAQMLYLDSDDNSKPIYLYINSPGGSVTAGLAIYDTIKYVKSDVVTICVGLAASMGAFLLAAGTKGKRVALPHSRIMIHQPLGGTSQRQASDIEIEAKEILRIKDMLNMSMADMTGQSFKKIEKDTDRDYFLSAEEAKNYGLIDRVITHPSEANQP; translated from the coding sequence ATGCCAATAGGAACTCCAAGCGTGCCTTACAGACTTCCCGGAAGTCAATATGAAAGATGGGTTGACATATATACAAGACTAGGTGTAGAAAGAATTCTTTTTCTGGGACAAGAAGTTAATGATGGTATTGCTAATAGCCTAGTTGCACAAATGCTTTATCTTGATTCAGATGACAACTCCAAACCTATCTACTTATATATAAATAGTCCAGGAGGATCAGTAACTGCTGGATTGGCTATTTACGATACTATTAAATATGTAAAAAGTGACGTGGTGACAATCTGCGTAGGGCTTGCAGCCTCCATGGGAGCGTTCCTTTTGGCCGCTGGCACAAAAGGTAAAAGAGTTGCTTTACCACACAGTAGAATAATGATTCATCAACCCCTAGGTGGAACATCTCAACGACAAGCAAGCGATATTGAAATTGAAGCTAAAGAAATTTTAAGAATTAAAGATATGTTAAATATGTCTATGGCAGATATGACAGGCCAATCATTTAAGAAAATTGAAAAGGATACTGATAGAGATTATTTTCTAAGTGCGGAAGAGGCAAAAAACTATGGCTTAATAGATAGAGTAATCACCCATCCAAGCGAAGCAAATCAACCTTAA
- the ilvC gene encoding ketol-acid reductoisomerase encodes MTQLFYDTDADLSLLNNKTIAIIGYGSQGHAHALNLKDSGMDVIVGLYKGSKSESKAISDGLEVFSVSEACEKADWIMILLPDEFQKDVYLKEIEPNLKEGKILSFAHGFNIRFGLIKPPSFVDVVMIAPKGPGHTVRWEYQNGQGVPALFAVEQDSSGSARSLAMAYAKGIGGTRAGILETNFKEETETDLFGEQAVLCGGLSELVKSGFETLVEAGYQPELAYFECLHEVKLIVDLMVKGGLSQMRDSISNTAEYGDYVSGKRLINSDTKKEMQKILKDIQDGTFAKNFVEECDKNKPLMTKLREENSKHEIEKVGKGLRSMFSWLK; translated from the coding sequence ATGACCCAACTCTTTTACGACACAGATGCAGATCTAAGTCTTTTAAATAATAAAACAATAGCAATTATTGGATATGGTTCACAAGGACATGCACATGCCCTAAATCTCAAAGATAGTGGTATGGATGTGATTGTAGGATTATATAAAGGAAGTAAGTCTGAAAGCAAAGCTATTAGCGATGGTCTAGAAGTTTTCAGTGTTTCTGAAGCTTGCGAAAAAGCAGACTGGATTATGATTCTCCTTCCAGATGAGTTTCAGAAAGATGTTTATCTTAAAGAAATAGAACCAAACTTAAAAGAAGGAAAGATATTAAGTTTTGCTCATGGCTTCAATATAAGATTCGGACTTATCAAACCTCCTAGTTTTGTAGATGTTGTAATGATTGCCCCAAAAGGACCCGGACACACTGTTCGTTGGGAATATCAGAATGGTCAAGGAGTTCCAGCATTGTTTGCAGTAGAGCAAGATTCTTCTGGGAGTGCAAGATCATTGGCTATGGCTTACGCTAAAGGGATTGGCGGAACGAGAGCAGGAATTCTTGAAACAAACTTCAAAGAAGAAACAGAAACTGACTTATTTGGCGAACAAGCTGTCTTGTGCGGAGGATTATCAGAACTCGTCAAATCAGGCTTCGAAACTCTTGTAGAGGCAGGATATCAACCTGAACTGGCTTACTTCGAATGCTTACATGAAGTTAAACTTATCGTTGATTTAATGGTGAAGGGAGGCTTATCTCAAATGAGAGATTCCATTTCAAATACTGCAGAATATGGAGATTATGTAAGTGGTAAAAGACTAATAAATAGTGATACAAAAAAAGAAATGCAGAAAATTCTAAAAGATATTCAAGATGGAACTTTCGCTAAGAATTTTGTGGAAGAATGCGATAAAAACAAACCCTTAATGACAAAATTAAGAGAAGAGAACTCAAAACATGAAATTGAGAAAGTAGGTAAAGGTTTGCGCTCGATGTTCAGTTGGCTGAAATAA
- the cbiB gene encoding adenosylcobinamide-phosphate synthase CbiB encodes MAEINLFLIFLGSIGFDLLIGDPRFLIHPVQVIGFYIKKISDYLINNFGENKNILFWGGLIVAISTIGMSFGLGKSIELSYVQSSNNFFGGLLIFFGLSSCIATKGLISSVKEIAELIEREEINDQNKRIIKEKVQRIVSRDVSSSSLEHLLRSSTESLAENSVDGIFGPLFWIFIGIFFMKFSIFLPGPLSLGFSYKAISTLDSMIGYRYDYFKYLGFFSAKIEDIFTFVPSRLVLITLPLVSPKINEYGSIIKKSYLDGKKYDSPNAGISEAIFAYISGITLGGKSKYKNEIIKKPKINANGDNCTGEKIKLICQLILRLQLLWIIIFVLIFFIISTLIE; translated from the coding sequence TTGGCTGAAATAAATTTATTTTTAATATTCCTTGGATCGATTGGTTTTGATTTATTAATTGGAGATCCAAGATTCTTAATCCACCCTGTTCAAGTAATTGGCTTTTACATAAAAAAAATATCTGATTACCTCATAAATAATTTTGGGGAAAATAAAAATATATTGTTTTGGGGAGGCTTAATAGTAGCTATATCCACCATAGGAATGAGTTTTGGTTTAGGTAAATCGATAGAACTCAGTTATGTACAATCAAGTAATAATTTTTTTGGTGGATTGCTAATTTTTTTTGGACTTTCAAGTTGTATTGCTACTAAGGGACTTATTTCAAGTGTGAAAGAGATTGCAGAGCTAATAGAACGCGAAGAGATTAATGACCAAAATAAGAGAATAATCAAAGAGAAGGTACAAAGGATAGTTAGTAGGGATGTAAGTTCATCTTCTTTAGAACATCTTTTGAGATCAAGTACAGAGAGTCTTGCCGAGAATTCTGTTGATGGAATATTTGGGCCATTATTTTGGATTTTTATTGGAATTTTTTTTATGAAATTTTCAATTTTTCTGCCAGGGCCTTTATCACTTGGTTTTTCTTATAAAGCCATAAGTACTTTAGATTCAATGATAGGTTACAGATATGATTATTTTAAATATTTAGGTTTTTTCAGTGCAAAAATCGAAGATATTTTTACGTTTGTTCCTTCAAGATTAGTTTTAATTACATTACCTTTAGTTAGTCCCAAAATTAATGAGTATGGATCAATCATAAAAAAAAGCTATCTTGATGGTAAAAAATATGATTCGCCTAATGCTGGGATTTCAGAAGCTATATTTGCTTATATTTCTGGAATAACATTGGGTGGAAAAAGTAAATATAAAAATGAGATTATTAAAAAGCCAAAGATCAATGCGAATGGAGATAATTGCACTGGAGAGAAAATTAAATTAATTTGTCAATTAATTTTGAGATTACAATTATTATGGATAATAATTTTTGTCTTAATTTTTTTTATAATTTCAACTTTAATTGAATAA
- a CDS encoding chlorophyll a/b-binding protein, protein MKENGSSIENQNDDFTDASSTDNEYSKWVDNQGDEVKNVFGFNSSAELVNGRAAMIGFLMLILTELVFSGRPVTSSIFGIN, encoded by the coding sequence ATGAAAGAAAACGGCTCTTCAATAGAAAATCAAAATGATGATTTTACTGATGCATCATCAACTGATAATGAATACTCAAAATGGGTAGACAATCAAGGAGATGAAGTAAAGAATGTTTTTGGATTTAATAGCAGTGCTGAACTTGTAAATGGTAGAGCAGCAATGATCGGATTCTTAATGCTCATATTAACCGAGTTAGTTTTTAGCGGCAGACCTGTAACTTCTTCAATTTTTGGTATTAATTAA
- a CDS encoding HU family DNA-binding protein, whose product MNKADLVNLVAARTELTKTDVSLVVDAAIETIVDSVVEGKKVSLLGFGSFEPRDRSARQGLNPKTGEKIAIPAKRVPTFSAGKLFKDRVQG is encoded by the coding sequence ATGAACAAAGCTGATTTAGTAAATCTTGTTGCAGCTCGTACAGAGCTCACAAAAACGGATGTTTCTTTAGTTGTTGATGCAGCTATAGAAACTATTGTTGATTCAGTAGTGGAAGGCAAAAAAGTCTCTTTACTAGGATTTGGTTCTTTTGAACCAAGAGATCGTTCTGCAAGACAGGGTTTAAACCCTAAGACAGGCGAAAAAATAGCAATACCCGCTAAAAGAGTTCCAACATTCTCTGCAGGTAAACTTTTTAAGGATAGAGTTCAAGGGTAA
- a CDS encoding glycogen-debranching protein → MIHLNKGKPFPLGSSRTSQGINFSLVATNAEYVEILLFEKEDSISPKSTFKLDQTHNTGPYWHAEIKNLDEGCIYAFRVKQKNNEINNNYEKKVLLDPCSRGITGWRSYKRENALKNQENTNSCLKSVVCDRKLFNFKDYPRPKHSWEQTIIYELHIKAFTESTDKDESCFKKFLKKIPYLKELGITTIELLPIFCFDPTDAPNGLKNFWGYSPINWFTPHFEYLSNESPEKNREEFRRFVEECHKADIEVILDVVYNHTCEGDSKGPAISWKGIDENLYYFIGKDKNYQDVSGCGNTIAANRGLVRKLIIESLKCWASELGVDGFRFDLGIALSRGENLSPLDNPPIFEDIECEPELIDIKFISEPWDCGGLYKLGNFPSKNIFTWNGHFRDDLRRFWKGDKDTAWNMSDKIKGSPSIYKEDNIFPKSINFITSHDGFTLKDLVTFNRKHNFANREQNRDGDNHNNSWNHGTEGPTTNLLINDLRKRQQKNLVLSLLISKGVPMILMGDEIGRSQGGNNNSWCQNNLLGWMNWEHGQQDLELLDYFKYVIKIRKKLINIFNPSFFPNNQTNENIPTYHWHGTKLDSPDWSSWSHTVAFSINKDNTSPLVWIGLNAYSKSIDFPLPKCKYNWLKVIDTSMSEIFEPLTINEKSVSIKSRSSLLIISEEVFGAKNNLF, encoded by the coding sequence GTGATTCATCTCAATAAAGGTAAACCATTTCCTTTAGGGAGTTCTCGAACTTCACAAGGGATTAATTTTTCCTTAGTAGCCACAAATGCAGAATATGTAGAAATCTTATTGTTTGAGAAAGAGGACTCTATTTCCCCAAAAAGCACATTCAAATTAGATCAGACTCATAATACAGGTCCATACTGGCATGCGGAAATAAAAAATCTAGATGAAGGTTGTATTTATGCTTTTAGAGTGAAACAAAAAAATAATGAGATTAATAATAACTATGAAAAAAAAGTATTACTTGATCCATGTTCAAGGGGTATTACCGGATGGAGAAGTTATAAAAGAGAAAATGCATTAAAAAATCAAGAAAATACTAATTCTTGTCTTAAAAGTGTTGTTTGCGATAGAAAATTATTTAATTTTAAGGATTATCCAAGACCGAAACATTCTTGGGAACAAACAATTATTTATGAACTCCATATCAAAGCTTTCACTGAATCAACTGATAAAGATGAAAGTTGTTTTAAGAAATTTTTAAAAAAAATTCCTTATCTCAAAGAACTGGGTATTACAACAATTGAATTACTTCCAATTTTTTGTTTTGATCCTACTGATGCCCCAAATGGTCTAAAAAATTTTTGGGGATATAGTCCAATTAATTGGTTTACTCCGCATTTTGAATATCTTTCGAATGAATCCCCCGAAAAGAATAGAGAGGAATTTAGAAGATTTGTAGAGGAATGTCATAAAGCAGACATTGAAGTCATCTTAGATGTTGTATACAATCACACTTGCGAAGGTGATTCAAAAGGGCCAGCAATATCTTGGAAAGGTATAGATGAAAATCTTTATTACTTTATTGGAAAAGATAAAAATTATCAGGACGTCTCCGGATGTGGTAATACTATTGCAGCAAACAGAGGATTAGTTAGAAAACTAATAATTGAATCTTTAAAATGTTGGGCGAGTGAATTAGGAGTTGATGGTTTTAGATTTGATTTAGGAATTGCCCTATCAAGAGGAGAAAATCTTTCACCGCTTGATAATCCTCCAATTTTTGAAGATATAGAATGTGAACCAGAACTTATCGATATCAAGTTCATAAGTGAGCCATGGGATTGTGGCGGTTTGTATAAATTAGGTAATTTCCCATCTAAGAATATTTTCACTTGGAATGGTCATTTTAGAGATGACTTGAGGAGATTTTGGAAGGGGGATAAAGATACAGCTTGGAATATGAGCGATAAAATAAAAGGTTCTCCATCTATTTATAAAGAAGATAATATTTTCCCAAAGTCGATAAATTTTATTACTTCACATGATGGATTCACTTTAAAAGACTTAGTAACTTTCAATAGAAAACATAATTTTGCAAATAGAGAACAAAATAGAGATGGAGATAACCATAACAATTCTTGGAATCATGGTACTGAGGGACCAACTACGAACTTATTAATCAATGATTTAAGAAAAAGACAACAAAAAAATCTTGTTCTTAGTTTACTTATCTCTAAAGGTGTTCCAATGATACTTATGGGTGATGAAATAGGAAGATCACAAGGCGGGAATAACAATTCTTGGTGCCAAAATAATTTATTGGGCTGGATGAATTGGGAACATGGTCAACAAGATTTGGAATTATTAGATTATTTTAAATACGTTATAAAAATCCGAAAAAAACTTATAAACATTTTTAATCCATCATTCTTCCCTAATAATCAAACCAATGAAAATATTCCAACATATCATTGGCATGGAACAAAGTTAGATAGCCCCGATTGGAGTAGTTGGTCTCACACAGTTGCCTTTAGCATTAACAAAGACAATACTAGTCCTCTGGTTTGGATAGGTTTAAATGCATATTCAAAAAGTATCGATTTCCCCTTGCCGAAATGTAAATATAATTGGTTAAAAGTTATCGACACTAGCATGTCTGAGATTTTTGAACCCTTAACTATTAATGAAAAATCGGTTTCAATAAAGAGTAGAAGCTCTTTACTAATCATTTCAGAAGAAGTATTTGGGGCAAAAAATAATTTATTCTAA
- a CDS encoding MFS transporter: MFSYGLGDAGTGLVATQFGFFLFKFFISAGLPVIIAGSLLMLIKIWDAVNDPLIGWLSDRTKSRWGPRIPWMVAASVPLGFSLAAIWWTPTGSVLTKTIYYAIISIIVMTAYTCINLPFAALSTEISEKTAIRTRLNASRFTGSIIAGLTGLIIAGVVLGSEGSANNEYFLMGKISGCIAVAATLISCWGLAPFAKKARRPSGKVEAITLQFKRIFRNKKFLKVITLYILLWCALQLMQTVALIYVEDVLNVPTYIAKWIPIPFQISALVGLQIWTRVSNKLNRISALNYGAIMWIISCTAALFLPSLSKISEAGDSLFLNASNIFLFILLIFIICLIGIGASTAFLIPWSLLPDAIDEDPEKPAGLYTAWMVLIQKIGIAFSVQLLGFLLYLSGYQSCFVDKDGLNIIEQCYSAQLTIRLCIGFIPSIMVIIGLLIMRKWDRKLISN, translated from the coding sequence ATGTTCTCTTATGGGCTAGGAGATGCAGGCACAGGTTTAGTAGCGACACAATTTGGTTTTTTTCTTTTCAAATTCTTTATTTCTGCTGGTTTACCAGTAATAATTGCAGGATCATTATTAATGTTAATAAAGATATGGGATGCAGTAAATGATCCGTTAATTGGATGGTTAAGTGATCGTACTAAATCAAGATGGGGGCCAAGAATCCCTTGGATGGTAGCAGCATCTGTTCCCCTTGGTTTCTCTTTAGCTGCGATATGGTGGACACCCACTGGTTCAGTGCTAACCAAGACTATTTACTATGCCATAATTTCTATAATTGTAATGACTGCTTATACATGTATTAATCTTCCTTTCGCAGCTCTTTCTACTGAAATTTCTGAAAAAACAGCAATAAGAACAAGACTAAACGCATCTAGATTTACTGGCTCAATAATCGCAGGACTAACTGGTTTAATAATTGCTGGAGTTGTATTAGGTTCCGAAGGATCAGCAAATAATGAATATTTTTTAATGGGTAAAATAAGCGGATGTATTGCAGTTGCTGCAACATTAATTTCTTGTTGGGGATTAGCTCCATTCGCAAAAAAAGCAAGAAGGCCTTCAGGAAAAGTTGAAGCTATAACACTTCAATTCAAAAGAATATTCAGAAATAAAAAATTTCTAAAAGTTATTACGCTCTATATTCTTCTCTGGTGCGCCTTACAATTAATGCAAACAGTAGCGTTAATCTATGTCGAGGATGTACTGAACGTACCAACATATATTGCGAAGTGGATCCCCATACCTTTCCAAATTAGCGCTTTAGTGGGTTTACAAATATGGACCAGAGTATCAAATAAATTGAACAGGATTTCAGCGTTAAACTATGGAGCGATTATGTGGATTATTTCATGTACAGCAGCTTTATTTTTACCTTCATTATCAAAAATTTCAGAAGCTGGAGATAGTTTATTCCTAAATGCCAGCAACATATTTCTGTTCATTCTTTTAATTTTTATAATCTGTCTTATTGGTATTGGAGCTTCAACCGCTTTTCTTATCCCTTGGTCACTACTTCCTGATGCAATAGACGAAGACCCAGAGAAACCAGCAGGATTATATACTGCTTGGATGGTACTTATTCAGAAGATTGGTATCGCGTTTAGTGTTCAATTATTAGGATTTTTATTGTATTTATCAGGCTATCAATCATGCTTTGTTGATAAAGATGGTCTAAACATTATTGAACAATGCTACTCAGCACAATTAACTATTAGATTATGTATTGGTTTTATACCCTCAATAATGGTAATAATTGGTCTTTTAATTATGAGAAAATGGGATCGGAAATTAATATCAAACTAA
- a CDS encoding ABC transporter permease, which produces MYYLNFFKRLLSSLIIGGQAINFIFKGKISKNDLFDQLMESGPGSLLIVLITGIAAGTVFNIQVASQLTSMGVSSEIGGLLAVGMAREMAPLLTATLMTGKVATAYAAQLGTMKVTEQIEAITMLRTEPVQYLVVPRLLSMVIMSPIQCLLFLSVALWSGQIWSTIFYKVPPIVFWTSVRSGNVSLTSTDLTSMLIKSVVFGLLISIIACGYGLTTKGGPKEVGTSTTGAVVMTLVTVSLMDVFLTQILFG; this is translated from the coding sequence ATGTATTACCTTAATTTTTTCAAAAGACTTCTAAGCAGTTTAATCATTGGCGGGCAAGCAATTAATTTTATCTTTAAGGGTAAAATTTCCAAAAATGATCTCTTTGACCAACTTATGGAGTCAGGTCCTGGCAGTTTGTTAATTGTATTAATTACAGGAATTGCCGCAGGTACAGTTTTTAATATTCAAGTTGCATCACAACTTACAAGCATGGGGGTTTCAAGTGAAATTGGAGGTTTATTAGCAGTAGGCATGGCGAGAGAAATGGCTCCTCTTCTAACTGCTACTTTAATGACTGGAAAGGTTGCCACTGCATATGCTGCTCAACTGGGCACTATGAAAGTCACAGAACAAATTGAGGCAATAACCATGTTAAGGACCGAACCAGTTCAATATTTGGTAGTCCCAAGGTTACTATCGATGGTAATAATGTCACCAATACAGTGTCTTTTATTTTTATCTGTAGCTTTATGGAGCGGACAAATTTGGAGCACAATCTTTTATAAAGTTCCTCCAATAGTTTTTTGGACGTCCGTAAGATCAGGTAATGTGAGTTTAACCAGTACAGACTTAACTTCAATGTTAATAAAATCTGTAGTGTTCGGATTACTTATTTCAATCATTGCTTGTGGATATGGACTTACAACTAAAGGTGGTCCAAAAGAAGTTGGAACAAGTACAACAGGCGCAGTCGTAATGACTCTTGTTACTGTATCTTTAATGGATGTGTTTCTAACACAAATTTTATTTGGATGA
- a CDS encoding DUF3119 family protein, with the protein MFNTKSKKEEPVIISPSFQLPIILIVLSFMLLFLNIGSLPTIVFASFSLFLLLQSFTLRIKITNDDFIVLQLGKEIRTFPFKNWISWKFFFPIIPGIFYFREKSSPHLLPILFNPKQLKDELIKKVDSLEIKNS; encoded by the coding sequence ATGTTTAACACTAAATCAAAAAAAGAGGAACCAGTAATAATATCTCCATCATTTCAGTTGCCAATCATTCTAATAGTTTTAAGTTTTATGCTTTTGTTTTTGAATATTGGTTCTTTGCCAACAATAGTTTTTGCTTCTTTTAGCTTATTTTTATTACTTCAGTCATTCACCTTAAGAATAAAAATAACAAATGATGATTTTATCGTTTTACAATTAGGGAAAGAGATAAGAACTTTTCCATTCAAGAACTGGATATCATGGAAATTCTTTTTCCCTATAATCCCAGGTATTTTTTATTTTAGAGAAAAGTCCAGTCCTCATTTATTACCAATTTTATTTAATCCAAAGCAATTAAAAGATGAGCTCATAAAAAAAGTTGACTCCCTGGAAATTAAAAATTCTTAA
- a CDS encoding DUF3086 domain-containing protein, translating into MTNTEISDNNPEKELIIDKSISDDKTKQISKKNTTQNKKITSKNDKSTKSFDEISNEIFRDLVSKKDYLVKEIKELETKKNEIEKDIESNFKGQSDNIAKRVKGFQEYLTGALQNLSQNVEKLELVSQPIIVKPSPLDEKKQNNSTNNVVNVPALSETFKPDEEIIKSCFSSFTEQPDFYAEPWKLRRSLDSSDIEIMDDWFFNMGGRGSLESRGSRQKNALLSAGLISILGELYGDQFQTLILASQPERLGEWRRILQDSLGLTRDDFGPNSGIVLFERPEGVIERADRLEANEELPFIIIDAAETSVEIPILQFPLWVAFAGSDNEIYDDLELN; encoded by the coding sequence ATGACCAATACAGAAATTTCCGACAACAATCCTGAAAAGGAATTAATAATAGATAAGTCGATTTCAGATGATAAAACAAAACAAATTAGTAAGAAAAATACAACCCAAAATAAAAAAATTACATCCAAAAACGATAAATCAACTAAATCTTTTGATGAAATTTCTAATGAAATTTTTAGAGATCTAGTTTCAAAAAAAGACTATTTAGTAAAAGAAATAAAAGAGTTAGAAACAAAAAAAAATGAAATAGAAAAAGATATTGAGTCAAATTTCAAAGGACAGTCAGATAATATTGCTAAAAGAGTTAAAGGCTTTCAAGAGTACTTAACTGGAGCTTTGCAGAATCTTTCACAAAACGTAGAGAAACTTGAATTAGTTTCGCAACCAATAATCGTAAAGCCTTCCCCCCTTGATGAGAAAAAGCAAAACAATAGTACAAATAATGTAGTTAATGTTCCCGCTCTTTCTGAAACATTTAAGCCAGATGAAGAGATTATAAAAAGTTGCTTTTCAAGTTTTACAGAACAACCTGACTTTTATGCAGAACCATGGAAATTAAGACGGAGTCTTGATTCATCAGATATAGAAATTATGGATGATTGGTTCTTTAACATGGGCGGAAGAGGTTCTCTTGAAAGTAGAGGCTCTCGACAAAAAAATGCCTTGTTATCAGCGGGTTTAATATCTATTCTTGGAGAATTATATGGAGATCAGTTTCAGACTCTTATTTTAGCTTCGCAGCCTGAAAGATTAGGCGAATGGAGAAGAATTCTTCAAGATTCACTTGGTCTCACAAGGGATGACTTTGGACCTAATAGTGGGATTGTTCTTTTTGAAAGGCCTGAAGGCGTTATCGAGAGAGCTGATAGATTAGAAGCGAATGAAGAATTGCCATTTATTATCATTGATGCAGCAGAAACCTCTGTTGAAATTCCAATACTTCAATTCCCATTATGGGTTGCATTTGCTGGTTCAGATAATGAAATTTACGATGATCTTGAACTAAACTAG
- the plsY gene encoding glycerol-3-phosphate 1-O-acyltransferase PlsY — protein MNILIILTSYLLGSLPTGFLIGKYLKNIDLRTIGSGSTGATNVLRNVGKWPALFVFIIDVGKGLIAVKIAQYYTDQGLIEVIAGISAISGHIWPIWLGGKGGKAVATGLGMFLALSWKVGLASLGIFLIVLTKTKFVSLSSISAAMLLPIFMFFYLGKFMHSYFFISLIVALLVIWKHRTNIIRLLKGEESKINQNQ, from the coding sequence ATGAATATCTTAATAATTTTAACAAGTTATCTTTTAGGATCACTTCCGACAGGCTTTTTAATTGGAAAATATCTCAAGAATATAGATCTAAGAACTATAGGTTCTGGATCTACAGGTGCCACAAATGTCTTAAGAAATGTTGGGAAATGGCCAGCACTTTTTGTATTTATCATTGATGTTGGGAAAGGGCTTATTGCAGTAAAAATTGCTCAATATTACACAGATCAAGGGTTAATAGAAGTTATAGCAGGAATATCAGCTATCTCAGGACATATTTGGCCAATATGGCTTGGAGGTAAAGGAGGGAAAGCTGTTGCAACTGGATTAGGTATGTTTTTAGCTCTTTCTTGGAAAGTTGGACTCGCATCTCTTGGTATTTTTTTAATAGTCCTAACAAAAACTAAATTTGTTTCTTTATCCAGTATTTCAGCTGCAATGTTACTTCCTATTTTTATGTTTTTTTACCTAGGTAAATTTATGCACTCATATTTTTTCATAAGTTTAATTGTGGCATTATTAGTAATCTGGAAACATAGAACAAACATAATAAGATTGCTTAAAGGGGAAGAATCCAAAATTAATCAGAATCAATAG
- the pyrF gene encoding orotidine-5'-phosphate decarboxylase, translating into MNKRFNSEDKIILAIDGLDLSQAKLLLEKCPNIKWVKVGLELFVREGPRVIEILKGLNKKIFLDLKFHDIPNTMRAACFQVSKLGVDMISIHASAGLKALKDSKKASLEGATSVSVKPPFVVGITVLTSFSLKDFQTDLDRNNSIEENVLRLAKLSFNAGLDGCVCSPWEVKMLRSIYKDNFELITPGIRLNNDNKDDQNRIMTPHKALDNGASKLVIGRSISKAIDPNKALIEIFKSIDSD; encoded by the coding sequence ATGAATAAAAGATTTAATTCAGAAGATAAAATAATATTGGCAATTGATGGATTAGATTTAAGTCAAGCAAAATTACTTTTGGAAAAATGTCCTAATATTAAGTGGGTGAAAGTTGGGCTAGAGCTTTTTGTTAGGGAAGGTCCAAGAGTTATTGAAATATTAAAAGGTTTAAATAAAAAAATTTTTTTAGACCTAAAATTTCATGATATTCCTAATACCATGCGTGCGGCATGTTTCCAAGTTTCAAAATTAGGGGTTGATATGATTTCTATTCATGCTTCAGCAGGACTAAAAGCTCTAAAGGATTCGAAGAAAGCATCTTTAGAAGGAGCCACCTCAGTTAGTGTTAAACCTCCATTTGTTGTAGGAATAACTGTTTTAACCAGCTTTTCGCTTAAAGATTTTCAAACTGATCTTGATAGAAATAATTCAATTGAAGAAAATGTATTGAGACTTGCAAAATTGTCTTTTAATGCCGGATTAGATGGATGTGTTTGTTCCCCTTGGGAAGTAAAAATGTTGAGATCTATTTATAAGGATAATTTCGAACTTATTACACCAGGCATCAGATTAAATAATGATAATAAAGATGATCAAAATAGAATTATGACTCCCCATAAAGCTTTAGATAATGGAGCTTCTAAGTTAGTCATTGGTAGATCAATATCAAAAGCTATAGATCCTAATAAAGCTCTAATAGAAATATTTAAATCTATTGATTCTGATTAA